A region of Streptomyces sp. R44 DNA encodes the following proteins:
- a CDS encoding MFS transporter — translation MYRDTLSLLGPALPVVSFLGRLPTAMCQLGSLLLVAETSGSLATAGLTGGALAAGQTVAGPVIGRLADRHGQRGVVLAASLANAVAVAALVLAALADAATGPLMVLGALAGATVPQVGPLARTRSVALARRSGADDRLVGAVLSFEGTLDEVSFVLGPALVGLAAAVAHPAAALLLAALLLAVCGTAFALHPTAAAPAPVTTTRKGAAERTRLPGSAYALRGTMVLQGAMFGASQAGITALTEELGAPAQAGLVYAAMGVMSAAVGLSMAAVPARIGLTTRWRAATAGLVVLSVPLLFVGSLGALYAVVVVLGAAYAPHLITVFGLTERIVPAARLAESMAFLTSGIVGGQALALAVSGRLAEGHGAPAAFAVAVGAAVACAVLSWSVRVKSPVREFRPAGAERSG, via the coding sequence ATGTATCGCGACACGCTGTCCCTGCTCGGACCGGCCCTGCCGGTCGTCTCGTTCCTCGGCCGGCTGCCCACCGCCATGTGCCAGCTCGGCAGCCTGCTCCTGGTCGCGGAGACGAGCGGCTCGCTCGCCACCGCCGGGCTCACCGGCGGCGCGCTCGCCGCAGGACAGACCGTCGCGGGGCCCGTGATCGGCCGCCTCGCCGACCGGCACGGCCAGCGGGGGGTCGTCCTCGCGGCCTCCCTGGCCAACGCGGTCGCCGTCGCCGCCCTGGTCCTCGCCGCCCTCGCCGACGCCGCGACCGGCCCGCTCATGGTGCTCGGGGCGCTCGCCGGGGCCACCGTCCCGCAGGTCGGGCCGCTCGCCAGGACCCGCTCCGTGGCCCTCGCCCGCCGCTCCGGCGCGGACGACCGGCTCGTCGGCGCGGTCCTCTCCTTCGAGGGCACCCTCGACGAGGTCTCCTTCGTCCTCGGCCCGGCCCTCGTCGGCCTGGCCGCCGCCGTCGCCCACCCGGCGGCCGCGCTCCTCCTGGCGGCCCTGCTGCTCGCCGTCTGCGGGACGGCCTTCGCGCTCCACCCGACGGCCGCCGCCCCGGCGCCCGTCACGACCACCCGTAAGGGTGCCGCCGAACGGACGCGGCTGCCGGGATCCGCGTACGCCCTGCGCGGCACGATGGTCCTCCAGGGCGCCATGTTCGGCGCCTCGCAGGCCGGGATCACCGCCCTCACCGAGGAGCTCGGCGCCCCCGCCCAGGCCGGGCTCGTCTACGCCGCCATGGGCGTCATGAGCGCCGCCGTCGGCCTCTCCATGGCCGCCGTGCCCGCCCGGATCGGGCTCACGACCCGCTGGCGCGCCGCGACCGCCGGGCTGGTCGTCCTCTCCGTACCGCTGTTGTTCGTCGGCTCCCTCGGCGCGCTGTACGCGGTCGTCGTCGTCCTCGGCGCCGCCTACGCCCCGCACCTGATCACCGTCTTCGGGCTCACCGAGCGGATCGTGCCGGCCGCCCGGCTCGCCGAGTCGATGGCCTTCCTCACCAGCGGGATCGTGGGCGGCCAGGCCCTCGCCCTGGCCGTGTCCGGCCGGCTCGCCGAAGGCCACGGCGCCCCCGCCGCCTTCGCGGTGGCGGTGGGGGCGGCCGTGGCCTGCGCGGTGCTCTCCTGGTCGGTACGGGTCAAGAGCCCCGTGCGCGAGTTCAGGCCGGCCGGCGCAGAACGGTCAGGCTGA
- the glgX gene encoding glycogen debranching protein GlgX yields MQVWPGQAYPLGATYDGAGTNFAVFSEAAHRIELCLLHDDGSETAVELRETDAFVRHAYLPGVMPGQRYGFRVHGPYAPERGLRCNAAKLLLDPYARAVSGQVKWGEAVYGYPFGRPDARNDLDSGPHTMTSVVVNPYFDWGDDRRPRTEYHHTVIYEAHVKGLTMLHPDLPEELRGTYAGLAHPSVIGHLKELGVTALELMPVHQFVNDHRLVDAGLANYWGYNTIGFFAPHNAYASWGDRGQQVLEFKSAVRALHQAGIEVILDVVYNHTAEGNHLGPTLSFRGLDNPSYYRLSNDPRYYTDTTGTGNSLLMRSPHVLQLIMDSLRYWVTEMHVDGFRFDLAATLARQFHEVDRLSSFFDLVQQDPVVSQVKLIAEPWDVGEGGYQVGNFPPLWTEWNGKYRDCVRDLWRGEPRTLAEFASRLTGSSDLYQDDGRRPLASVNFVTCHDGFTLRDLVSYNDKHNEANGEGNRDGESYNRSWNCGVEGETEDVGIAELRARQMRNFLATLMLSQGVPMLSHGDEFGRTQGGNNNAYCQDNEVSWVRWPKENSEAEATLLRFTRAMVRLRREHPVFRRRRFFHGRPVEGTHDELTDIAWFTPEGEEMTARDWQAAHAKALTVFLNGNAISEPGTQGERIADDSFLLMFNASSKELEFAVPDSHGRCWRMVVDTSDPEGMPPQEGPELAGGERVTLAPLSLTVLRRPA; encoded by the coding sequence ATGCAGGTCTGGCCGGGACAGGCGTACCCCCTGGGCGCCACCTATGACGGAGCGGGAACCAACTTCGCGGTCTTCTCGGAGGCCGCCCACAGGATCGAGCTGTGTCTGCTGCACGACGACGGCTCGGAGACGGCGGTGGAGCTGCGCGAGACCGACGCGTTCGTACGGCACGCCTATCTGCCGGGCGTGATGCCCGGTCAGCGGTACGGGTTCCGGGTGCACGGCCCGTACGCGCCGGAGCGCGGGCTGCGCTGCAATGCGGCGAAGCTGCTGCTCGACCCGTACGCGCGCGCGGTGTCGGGGCAGGTGAAGTGGGGCGAGGCGGTGTACGGCTACCCGTTCGGGCGGCCGGACGCGCGCAACGACCTCGACTCGGGCCCGCACACGATGACCTCGGTGGTCGTGAACCCCTACTTCGACTGGGGCGACGACCGGCGTCCGCGCACCGAGTACCACCACACGGTGATCTACGAGGCCCATGTGAAGGGCCTGACGATGCTGCACCCGGACCTTCCGGAGGAGCTGCGCGGGACGTACGCGGGTCTCGCGCATCCGTCGGTCATCGGGCATCTGAAGGAACTGGGCGTCACCGCCCTCGAACTGATGCCCGTTCACCAGTTCGTGAACGACCACCGCCTGGTGGACGCGGGGCTCGCCAACTACTGGGGCTACAACACGATCGGCTTCTTCGCCCCGCACAACGCCTACGCGTCCTGGGGCGACCGGGGCCAGCAGGTCCTGGAGTTCAAGTCGGCGGTCCGGGCGCTGCACCAGGCGGGCATCGAGGTCATCCTCGACGTGGTCTACAACCACACCGCCGAGGGCAACCACCTGGGCCCTACGCTCTCCTTCCGGGGCCTGGACAACCCCTCGTACTACCGGCTCTCGAACGATCCCCGGTACTACACGGACACCACCGGCACGGGGAACTCGCTGCTCATGCGCTCCCCGCACGTGCTCCAGCTCATCATGGACAGCCTGCGGTACTGGGTGACCGAGATGCACGTGGACGGTTTCCGCTTCGACCTGGCGGCCACCCTGGCCCGCCAGTTCCACGAGGTGGACCGGCTGTCCTCGTTCTTCGACCTGGTGCAGCAGGACCCGGTGGTGAGCCAGGTGAAGCTGATCGCCGAGCCGTGGGACGTCGGCGAGGGCGGCTACCAGGTGGGCAACTTCCCGCCGCTGTGGACCGAGTGGAACGGCAAGTACCGGGACTGCGTGCGGGACCTGTGGCGGGGCGAGCCGCGCACGCTCGCCGAGTTCGCCTCCCGCCTGACCGGCTCCTCCGATCTGTACCAGGACGACGGCCGGCGGCCGCTCGCCTCGGTCAACTTCGTGACCTGCCACGACGGATTCACCCTGCGGGACCTCGTCTCGTACAACGACAAGCACAACGAGGCGAACGGCGAGGGCAACCGGGACGGCGAGAGCTACAACCGCTCCTGGAACTGCGGGGTCGAGGGCGAGACCGAGGACGTCGGCATCGCGGAGCTGCGCGCCCGCCAGATGCGCAACTTCCTCGCCACGCTGATGCTCTCGCAGGGCGTGCCGATGCTCAGCCACGGCGACGAGTTCGGGCGGACGCAGGGCGGCAACAACAACGCGTACTGCCAGGACAACGAGGTGTCCTGGGTGCGGTGGCCGAAGGAGAACAGCGAAGCGGAGGCGACGCTGCTGCGCTTCACGCGCGCGATGGTCCGGCTGCGCCGGGAGCATCCGGTCTTCCGGCGCCGCCGCTTCTTCCACGGCCGGCCGGTGGAGGGGACCCACGACGAGCTGACGGACATCGCCTGGTTCACGCCCGAGGGCGAGGAGATGACCGCCCGCGACTGGCAGGCCGCGCACGCGAAGGCGCTGACGGTCTTCCTGAACGGCAACGCCATCTCGGAGCCGGGCACACAGGGCGAGCGGATCGCCGACGACTCCTTCCTGCTGATGTTCAACGCCTCGTCGAAGGAGCTGGAGTTCGCGGTCCCGGACAGCCACGGGCGCTGCTGGCGGATGGTCGTGGACACCTCGGATCCGGAGGGCATGCCGCCGCAGGAGGGCCCGGAGCTCGCGGGCGGCGAGCGGGTGACGCTCGCGCCGCTCAGCCTGACCGTTCTGCGCCGGCCGGCCTGA
- a CDS encoding Tat pathway signal sequence domain protein, whose translation MYEIVRRHLGKVVAGAAMAVTGTAVAVAISLPGQAGASGAAGTGGATGVAGAAGARTGGGTGGASQQGETGAQTTGSAPPPATVVPAAAEGKKGVGSDPLTEDELARAEALALTPPAATAQQDVEGGRGPQRLGTRLAEPVPGDPSRRAEVRLYDYARDELLTKTVNLDTGKVEKSGAQRGVQPSAHPDELREALELILASPLGKGVKEDYKDATGKELTSTGQLWFNGDVYRTYREADVPAQLTRCGEHRCVRLVTKVLNGAWIDTRNLIVDLSARTVTRVG comes from the coding sequence GTGTACGAAATAGTGCGCCGCCACCTGGGGAAGGTGGTGGCCGGAGCGGCCATGGCGGTGACGGGCACCGCCGTCGCCGTCGCGATCAGCCTGCCGGGCCAGGCGGGAGCGAGCGGGGCCGCCGGAACCGGAGGCGCCACCGGCGTCGCCGGAGCGGCCGGTGCGCGGACGGGGGGCGGCACGGGCGGCGCCTCGCAGCAGGGGGAGACGGGCGCACAGACCACCGGCAGCGCCCCGCCGCCCGCCACCGTCGTCCCGGCCGCGGCCGAGGGGAAGAAGGGCGTCGGGAGCGACCCGCTCACCGAGGACGAGCTCGCACGGGCCGAGGCGCTGGCGCTGACCCCGCCCGCCGCCACCGCCCAGCAGGACGTCGAAGGCGGCCGCGGCCCGCAGCGCCTCGGCACCCGGCTCGCCGAGCCCGTCCCGGGCGACCCGTCCCGGCGCGCCGAGGTCCGCCTCTACGACTACGCGCGCGACGAGCTCCTCACGAAGACCGTCAACCTCGACACCGGCAAGGTCGAGAAGTCCGGCGCGCAGCGCGGGGTCCAGCCCTCCGCCCACCCCGACGAGCTGCGCGAGGCCCTGGAGCTGATCCTCGCGAGCCCGCTCGGCAAGGGCGTCAAGGAGGACTACAAGGACGCCACCGGCAAGGAGCTCACGTCCACCGGGCAGCTGTGGTTCAACGGCGACGTCTACCGCACCTACCGCGAGGCCGACGTGCCCGCGCAGCTCACCCGTTGCGGGGAGCACCGGTGCGTCCGGCTCGTCACCAAGGTCCTCAACGGGGCCTGGATCGACACCCGGAACCTGATCGTCGACCTCTCCGCGAGGACCGTCACCCGGGTCGGCTGA
- a CDS encoding copper amine oxidase — protein sequence MSHRSNPRARKRGAVLTAAVLLGTATAAAGPVAGATAATAPPARPNQAPAASPDCSAAYRITQKLDGGTTWRMCWRYDTDAGLTLDRITYQPPGAAAPIKVLNSARLAQIHVPYDDGGAEYDDLTGAGFGWGLQNLKPAECPGGTLTTVKVPEIGDVKGLCTTTRARGHAYRMASDNGSKVWAAQAKDLLVYTVNKVGWYEYITEWRFTADGTIGANVGATGSLSPVDYNATDGRGWPLGKGARGYATSHAHNVFWKLDFGLDGSTKDRIEQFDSTVTAPAAGGGGPTVKTKRTVVTKELAGDAKNMRWWRVVSGTGKNADGHARSYEIVPGHTDTHAGRGFTKHDVYFTQSRACEKFASNNIGNCAAGAGDSVDRWVNGETLTQPSVWVNIGFHHIARDEDQQPMPVHWQGFQLAPRDVTAMNPLTPADLASQNGQPDLGS from the coding sequence ATGTCCCACCGGAGCAACCCGCGCGCCCGCAAGCGGGGCGCCGTCCTGACCGCCGCCGTGCTGCTCGGCACCGCCACGGCCGCCGCCGGCCCGGTGGCCGGCGCCACCGCGGCCACCGCCCCGCCCGCCCGCCCGAACCAGGCGCCCGCCGCCTCACCCGACTGCTCGGCCGCGTACCGCATCACGCAGAAGCTCGACGGCGGCACCACCTGGCGGATGTGCTGGCGCTACGACACCGACGCCGGGCTCACGCTCGACCGGATCACCTACCAGCCGCCCGGCGCCGCCGCGCCCATCAAGGTCCTCAACAGCGCCCGGCTCGCCCAGATCCACGTGCCGTACGACGACGGCGGCGCCGAGTACGACGACCTCACCGGCGCCGGCTTCGGCTGGGGCCTGCAGAACCTCAAGCCGGCCGAGTGCCCCGGCGGCACCCTCACCACCGTCAAGGTGCCCGAGATCGGCGACGTCAAGGGCCTGTGCACCACCACGCGGGCGCGTGGGCACGCGTACCGCATGGCCAGCGACAACGGCTCCAAGGTCTGGGCGGCCCAGGCCAAGGACCTGCTCGTCTACACCGTCAACAAGGTCGGCTGGTACGAGTACATCACCGAGTGGCGCTTCACCGCCGACGGCACCATCGGCGCCAACGTCGGCGCCACCGGCAGCCTCTCGCCCGTCGACTACAACGCCACCGACGGCCGCGGCTGGCCCCTCGGCAAGGGCGCCCGCGGCTACGCCACCAGCCATGCCCACAACGTCTTCTGGAAGCTCGACTTCGGTCTCGACGGCTCCACCAAGGACCGGATCGAGCAGTTCGACTCCACCGTCACCGCGCCCGCCGCCGGCGGCGGCGGACCCACCGTGAAGACGAAGAGGACCGTCGTCACCAAGGAACTCGCCGGCGACGCGAAGAACATGCGCTGGTGGCGGGTCGTCAGCGGCACCGGCAAGAACGCCGACGGCCACGCGCGCTCGTACGAGATCGTGCCCGGCCACACCGACACGCACGCGGGCCGCGGATTCACCAAGCACGACGTGTACTTCACCCAGTCCCGCGCCTGCGAGAAGTTCGCGAGCAACAACATCGGCAACTGCGCCGCGGGCGCCGGTGACAGCGTGGACAGGTGGGTCAACGGCGAGACGCTGACTCAGCCGTCCGTGTGGGTCAACATCGGGTTCCACCACATCGCCCGGGACGAGGACCAGCAGCCGATGCCGGTCCACTGGCAGGGCTTCCAGCTCGCGCCCAGGGACGTAACCGCTATGAATCCGCTCACTCCGGCCGATCTCGCCTCCCAGAACGGGCAGCCGGATCTGGGGAGTTGA